In Streptomyces sp. NBC_00704, a genomic segment contains:
- a CDS encoding PP2C family protein-serine/threonine phosphatase, whose amino-acid sequence MSRKRPTDDGDELLARLGSLTAQARERAELQRSRVELALALQRGMLPRDLPAAPGFRLAVKYAPACHGLNVGGDWYDVFAMPDGRIGLSIGDVQGHNIEATAFMGQVRVGLRALASVTGEPGELLARTNELLLSLGGDLFATCVFMRLDPATGVLESARAGHIPCVWATADGKSGVAEDEGGPPLGVQDGMEYPVTRYRLTKGGVFVLLTDGVVEGPTLSVEEGLDQVVRLAGIAAVAGMTADSLAAAVIRRAELIGHEDDAAVLVVRHDGLAGPRRPRIQP is encoded by the coding sequence ATGTCCCGCAAGCGCCCCACGGACGACGGCGACGAGCTGCTGGCCAGACTCGGCTCGCTGACCGCCCAGGCGCGCGAACGCGCGGAACTGCAACGCTCCCGCGTCGAGCTGGCCCTGGCCCTGCAACGCGGCATGCTGCCCCGCGACCTGCCGGCGGCGCCGGGATTCCGGCTCGCGGTCAAGTACGCGCCCGCCTGCCACGGCCTCAACGTGGGCGGCGACTGGTACGACGTCTTCGCCATGCCGGACGGGCGCATCGGCCTGTCGATCGGCGACGTCCAGGGCCACAACATAGAGGCGACCGCGTTCATGGGACAGGTCCGGGTCGGCCTGCGCGCCCTGGCCTCCGTCACCGGCGAGCCCGGCGAGCTCCTCGCCCGGACCAACGAACTCCTCCTCTCCCTCGGCGGCGACCTCTTCGCCACCTGCGTCTTCATGCGCCTCGACCCCGCCACCGGCGTCCTGGAGAGCGCGCGCGCCGGGCACATCCCGTGCGTGTGGGCCACCGCCGACGGCAAGTCCGGCGTCGCCGAGGACGAGGGCGGGCCGCCGCTCGGCGTCCAGGACGGCATGGAGTACCCCGTGACCCGCTACCGGCTCACCAAGGGCGGGGTCTTCGTGCTGCTCACCGACGGGGTGGTGGAAGGGCCGACGCTCAGCGTCGAGGAGGGCCTGGACCAGGTCGTGCGGCTCGCGGGCATCGCCGCCGTCGCCGGCATGACGGCGGACTCGCTCGCCGCCGCGGTCATCAGGCGTGCCGAGCTGATCGGCCACGAGGACGACGCGGCCGTCCTCGTCGTGCGCCACGACGGACTGGCCGGACCGCGACGTCCCCGGATTCAGCCATAG
- a CDS encoding MASE1 domain-containing protein, translated as MTAVVGTPELRRTAVFVIQTLAVALCYYAAGLLGLTRELVVEGAVFTPIWPPTGVAVACLLILGIRSWAGIALGALLVIMSLTSLRPAVVGNLVGNTAAPVCAYLMLRRVGFRTDLARLRDGLALVFLGALTAMLISATVGVGVLLLTDKIDAHSFWAVWLAWWVGDAMGVLIVTPVLLVLHTLRRPLHLTRWKEATGLALIACAVVPAATHSHVSLLFLVYPLLIWAALRFQLGGSMVCALFTSVLATIAATDRAGPFGRLTRIEVMIKLQAFNGTMALTALLLSAVIAEQRNTRRSVEQACQELVEVLEHLTAGDAPPGRPLKDSGSGDAEGGEPGGGSPGGGGSEGGGAEGRGDSEGRGRGGEP; from the coding sequence ATGACAGCTGTGGTGGGTACCCCCGAGCTGCGCCGGACAGCCGTCTTCGTCATCCAGACGCTGGCGGTCGCCCTCTGCTACTACGCGGCGGGGCTGCTCGGCCTGACGCGGGAGTTGGTCGTCGAAGGCGCGGTGTTCACCCCCATCTGGCCGCCCACGGGCGTGGCGGTCGCCTGCCTGCTGATCCTCGGGATCCGCTCCTGGGCCGGCATCGCGCTCGGGGCCCTCCTCGTCATCATGTCGCTGACGTCCCTGCGCCCCGCCGTCGTCGGCAACCTGGTCGGCAACACCGCCGCCCCCGTCTGCGCGTACCTCATGCTCCGCAGGGTCGGTTTCCGCACCGACCTGGCCCGGTTACGGGACGGCCTCGCCCTGGTCTTCCTGGGGGCCCTCACCGCCATGCTCATCAGCGCGACCGTCGGCGTGGGAGTCCTGCTCCTCACCGACAAGATCGACGCGCACAGCTTCTGGGCCGTCTGGCTGGCCTGGTGGGTCGGCGACGCCATGGGCGTGCTCATCGTCACGCCCGTCCTGCTGGTGCTCCACACGCTCCGACGGCCCCTGCACCTCACCCGCTGGAAGGAGGCCACGGGACTGGCGCTCATCGCCTGCGCCGTCGTCCCGGCGGCCACGCACAGCCACGTCAGCCTGCTCTTCCTCGTCTATCCGCTGCTGATCTGGGCCGCCCTGCGGTTCCAGCTCGGCGGGAGCATGGTGTGCGCCCTGTTCACCTCCGTCCTCGCCACGATCGCGGCCACCGACCGGGCAGGACCCTTCGGACGCCTGACCCGCATCGAGGTGATGATCAAGCTACAGGCGTTCAACGGGACGATGGCCCTCACCGCGCTCCTGCTCTCCGCGGTGATCGCGGAGCAGCGCAACACCCGGCGCTCCGTGGAACAGGCCTGCCAGGAACTGGTCGAGGTGCTGGAACACCTCACCGCGGGCGACGCGCCACCCGGCCGGCCCCTCAAGGACAGCGGGTCCGGGGATGCCGAGGGCGGGGAGCCCGGGGGCGGGAGTCCCGGGGGCGGCGGTTCCGAGGGCGGCGGTGCCGAGGGGAGGGGAGACAGCGAAGGCAGGGGCAGGGGCGGGGAACCCTGA
- a CDS encoding WGR domain-containing protein, with the protein MSTGSSSASTTYLELSQDDGSAHKFYEVAVDGTVVTVRYGRIGASGQVQSTTFPTADKARAAAAKKVGEKVRKGYAPAVAGQRAARPVTRRQVASAPSTARAVAPVLWRFRTGSSAFGIHVDDDRCWVGNQSGDVYTLDRDGGVLARFTLPDGVKCLVADDFWIYAGCDDGKVYDLSSKLPFAAYDITADVDIFWLDIHEGVLNVSDRGGRLTVIDHEDEHQWARRSQGEHAWMVRADDRAVYHGHHRGVTAYAPDGGGELWHTPTRGGVLFGWQEADAVYAGTAHRVVQRLSKATGAVEATYGCDSAVYSCATSPSGRFVFAGDASSSVYCFDRDGTRLWKLGTGGGSALSMQYRDERLYLVTTDGSLVCVDASDAAVEAAQQGTVPVVRDVKLAAALPTYAPATATSVATVAQAPAGAIVVECVQRAGRVRVHVVSDGYDASWNVQFPREIREPGARYVVDALHPAAGGFYRVRGDIRRLL; encoded by the coding sequence ATGTCTACGGGGTCCAGCAGTGCGTCGACGACCTATCTGGAGCTGTCGCAGGACGACGGCAGCGCGCACAAGTTCTACGAAGTGGCCGTCGACGGCACGGTGGTGACGGTCCGCTACGGGCGGATCGGCGCCTCGGGCCAGGTGCAGTCGACCACGTTCCCCACCGCCGACAAGGCACGGGCCGCCGCCGCGAAGAAGGTCGGCGAGAAGGTCCGCAAGGGATACGCCCCGGCCGTCGCGGGACAGCGCGCCGCCCGGCCGGTGACCCGCCGTCAGGTCGCGTCGGCCCCGTCGACGGCGCGCGCCGTGGCGCCGGTGCTGTGGCGGTTCCGCACCGGCTCCTCGGCGTTCGGCATCCATGTCGACGACGACCGCTGCTGGGTCGGCAACCAGTCCGGCGACGTCTACACGCTGGACCGCGACGGCGGCGTCCTGGCCCGTTTCACCCTGCCGGACGGCGTCAAGTGCCTGGTCGCCGACGACTTCTGGATCTACGCGGGCTGTGACGACGGCAAGGTCTACGACCTGTCCTCGAAACTGCCGTTCGCCGCGTACGACATCACGGCCGACGTGGACATCTTCTGGCTGGACATCCACGAGGGCGTCCTCAACGTCTCCGACCGGGGCGGCCGGCTCACCGTCATCGACCACGAGGACGAGCACCAGTGGGCCCGGCGCAGTCAGGGCGAGCACGCCTGGATGGTGCGCGCCGACGACCGGGCCGTCTACCACGGTCACCACCGGGGCGTCACGGCCTACGCGCCCGACGGTGGCGGCGAGCTCTGGCACACCCCGACCCGGGGCGGCGTCCTGTTCGGCTGGCAGGAGGCGGACGCGGTGTACGCGGGAACGGCGCACCGGGTCGTGCAGCGGCTGTCCAAGGCCACCGGGGCGGTGGAGGCCACGTACGGCTGCGACAGCGCCGTGTACTCGTGCGCCACCTCGCCGAGCGGGCGGTTCGTGTTCGCGGGCGACGCGTCGTCGTCCGTCTACTGCTTCGACCGGGACGGCACGCGTCTGTGGAAGCTCGGCACCGGCGGCGGATCCGCCCTGTCGATGCAGTACCGCGACGAACGGCTGTACCTGGTCACCACGGACGGCTCACTGGTGTGCGTGGACGCGAGCGACGCGGCGGTCGAGGCCGCCCAGCAGGGCACGGTTCCGGTGGTGCGGGACGTCAAGCTCGCCGCCGCCCTGCCGACCTACGCCCCCGCCACGGCGACGAGCGTGGCCACGGTGGCGCAGGCACCGGCCGGCGCCATCGTCGTCGAGTGCGTGCAGCGGGCCGGCCGGGTGCGGGTGCACGTGGTCTCCGACGGCTACGACGCGTCGTGGAACGTCCAGTTCCCGCGCGAGATACGGGAGCCCGGGGCGCGTTACGTCGTCGACGCCCTGCACCCGGCGGCCGGCGGTTTCTACCGGGTCCGCGGCGACATCCGGCGCCTCCTGTGA
- a CDS encoding SAM-dependent methyltransferase has product MTDPETSSAAHTIDTSVPHSARIWNYWLGGKDNYPVDEQAGDAYTAVFPGIVTIARSSRAFLRRTITHLVTEAGIRQFLDVGTGLPTAENTHEVAQRLAPESRIVYVDNDPLVLAHARALLTSTPEGATAYVDADVLDPKRILAAAAETLDLGRPTALILSNILGHVADHATARAIVTDLMAALPSGSYLAVNDGSRGVDPVFEQAQDAYNESGAVPYNLRSIEEITAYFDGLELLEPGVVSVPLWRPEAGSPAPDMIGEHGGVGRKP; this is encoded by the coding sequence ATGACCGACCCTGAGACCTCGTCAGCGGCACACACCATCGACACGTCGGTGCCGCACTCGGCGCGCATCTGGAACTACTGGTTGGGAGGCAAGGACAACTACCCCGTCGACGAACAGGCCGGCGACGCGTACACGGCCGTCTTCCCCGGCATCGTCACCATCGCCCGCAGCAGCCGCGCCTTCCTGCGCCGGACCATCACACACCTGGTGACGGAGGCGGGCATCCGGCAGTTCCTCGACGTCGGCACCGGTCTGCCGACCGCCGAGAACACCCACGAGGTCGCCCAGCGGCTCGCCCCCGAGTCGCGGATCGTCTACGTCGACAACGACCCCCTGGTCCTGGCCCATGCGCGCGCCCTGCTCACCTCGACCCCCGAGGGCGCGACCGCGTACGTCGACGCCGACGTCCTGGACCCCAAGCGCATCCTGGCCGCGGCAGCCGAGACGCTGGACCTCGGCCGCCCCACCGCGCTCATCCTCAGCAACATCCTCGGCCACGTCGCCGATCACGCGACGGCCCGCGCCATCGTCACCGATCTGATGGCCGCACTGCCGTCCGGGAGCTACCTGGCCGTCAACGACGGCTCACGAGGCGTCGACCCGGTCTTCGAGCAGGCCCAGGACGCCTACAACGAGAGCGGCGCCGTCCCGTACAACCTGCGCTCCATCGAGGAGATCACGGCGTACTTCGACGGGCTCGAACTGCTGGAGCCGGGCGTCGTCTCGGTGCCGCTGTGGCGTCCCGAGGCCGGTTCCCCGGCCCCGGACATGATCGGCGAGCACGGCGGCGTGGGCCGCAAGCCGTGA
- a CDS encoding SAM-dependent methyltransferase, giving the protein MSTSNAPRDIDTSRPHSARMYDYYLGGKDHFEVDEQAAESVAGVYPGIFVCARENRAFMHRATRVLAREHGIRQWLDIGTGIPTEPNLHQVAQSVVPEARVVYADNDPLVLKYAERLMRSTPQGRTAYVHGDVNDPGTLLAAPELAEVLDLSQPVALSLNALMHFVTDAQDPYGIVARLLDVVPSGSALALSHCTPDFDPSTWQKVTDIYNGAGTPVQFRSRDDVARFFDGLELLDPGVSVGHRWRPDGPVEATDAEVSLWTGVGIKP; this is encoded by the coding sequence ATGAGCACCTCGAACGCTCCGCGCGACATCGACACCAGCAGGCCGCACTCAGCCCGGATGTACGACTACTACCTGGGCGGCAAGGACCACTTCGAGGTGGACGAGCAGGCGGCGGAGTCCGTCGCGGGCGTCTACCCGGGCATCTTCGTGTGCGCCCGCGAGAACCGCGCCTTCATGCACCGGGCCACCCGGGTCCTCGCCCGCGAGCACGGCATCCGCCAGTGGCTGGACATCGGCACGGGCATCCCGACCGAGCCGAACCTGCACCAGGTCGCCCAGTCCGTGGTCCCCGAGGCGCGGGTCGTCTACGCCGACAACGACCCGCTCGTCCTGAAGTACGCCGAGCGCCTGATGCGCAGCACTCCCCAGGGACGCACGGCCTATGTGCACGGGGACGTCAACGACCCGGGCACGCTGCTCGCGGCGCCCGAGCTGGCCGAGGTGCTGGACCTGTCGCAGCCCGTGGCCCTGTCCCTCAACGCGCTCATGCACTTCGTCACCGACGCGCAGGACCCGTACGGCATCGTGGCGCGGCTGCTGGACGTGGTCCCCTCGGGCAGCGCCCTGGCCCTGAGCCACTGCACGCCCGACTTCGACCCGTCGACCTGGCAGAAGGTCACCGACATCTACAACGGCGCGGGCACACCGGTGCAGTTCCGCTCGCGCGACGACGTCGCCCGCTTCTTCGACGGACTGGAACTGCTCGACCCGGGCGTCTCGGTGGGCCACCGCTGGCGTCCGGACGGCCCCGTCGAGGCGACGGACGCCGAGGTCAGCCTCTGGACCGGGGTGGGCATCAAGCCGTAG
- a CDS encoding DUF397 domain-containing protein, translated as MTGIGGGGRAHDVYNGMPASDLGDHGWESPWSGPNGGQCVQTKQLADGRVALRQSTDPAGPALIYTPEEIAAFVAGVKRGLADHLAAG; from the coding sequence ATGACCGGCATCGGCGGCGGCGGCCGCGCCCACGACGTCTACAACGGGATGCCCGCCTCCGACCTGGGCGACCACGGCTGGGAGTCCCCGTGGAGCGGCCCGAACGGGGGCCAGTGCGTGCAGACCAAGCAGCTCGCCGACGGCCGCGTGGCCCTGCGCCAGTCGACCGACCCGGCCGGGCCCGCGCTGATCTACACGCCCGAGGAGATCGCCGCGTTCGTCGCGGGAGTCAAGCGGGGCCTCGCCGACCATCTGGCGGCCGGCTGA
- a CDS encoding helix-turn-helix domain-containing protein, with protein sequence MSEGRSGTGSTSAPTVLRMILGRRLQERRRNAGVSLEDAARTLHVKPLTIRRLEKAEVGLRPLYVEILLDAYGAGPREIEEFVALAERANEPGWWHPYRDVLPGWFSGYVSLETGARTLRTYEPHYVTGLLQTPRYARGVLGGGFPNDRDEDLARRVDLRLRRQSLLERDDAPTLWTVLEEAVLHRMVGGPEVMREQIDRLLEVSELEHVSVDIVPFTAGAHVGACAPFTYFRFEEPELPDIVYTEILSGAVYLDQRSDVAAHLEAHNRMSLLTSDTDSRALLNRMRKEYS encoded by the coding sequence GTGAGCGAAGGCCGTTCGGGCACGGGCAGCACCAGTGCGCCCACCGTGTTGCGCATGATCCTCGGCCGGCGGCTGCAGGAACGGCGCCGGAACGCGGGCGTGTCGCTGGAGGACGCGGCCAGAACGCTGCACGTCAAACCGCTGACCATCCGCCGTCTGGAGAAGGCGGAGGTCGGTCTCAGACCGCTCTACGTGGAAATCCTGCTCGACGCCTACGGGGCCGGCCCGCGCGAGATCGAGGAGTTCGTCGCCCTCGCCGAGCGGGCCAACGAGCCGGGCTGGTGGCATCCGTACCGCGACGTGCTGCCGGGCTGGTTCAGCGGCTACGTCAGTCTGGAGACCGGGGCCAGGACGCTGCGCACCTACGAGCCGCACTACGTCACGGGCCTGCTGCAGACGCCCCGGTACGCGCGCGGAGTGCTCGGCGGCGGTTTCCCGAACGACCGCGACGAGGACCTGGCGCGCCGCGTGGACCTGCGGCTGCGCCGCCAGAGCCTGCTGGAGAGAGACGACGCCCCGACGCTGTGGACGGTGCTGGAGGAGGCGGTGCTGCACCGGATGGTGGGCGGCCCCGAGGTGATGCGGGAGCAGATCGACCGGCTGCTGGAGGTGTCGGAGCTGGAGCACGTGAGCGTCGACATCGTGCCGTTCACGGCCGGCGCGCACGTCGGCGCCTGTGCGCCGTTCACCTACTTCCGGTTCGAGGAACCGGAACTGCCCGACATCGTCTACACCGAGATCCTCTCCGGCGCCGTGTACCTGGACCAGCGCTCCGACGTCGCGGCGCATCTGGAGGCCCACAACCGCATGTCCCTGCTGACCTCGGACACGGACAGCAGGGCACTCCTGAACCGGATGCGCAAGGAGTACTCATGA
- a CDS encoding ATP-binding protein, with protein sequence MSPHTTSPRPLDTWSPDRAHWLELPAHRSSVSVARRSMDARLTAWRLPGELCADAVLLVSELATNAVRHALGARFLCGVGLVGAGGLRLEVHDQDRSGRALPRREPGPDDEGGRGLLLVEQLAQTWGVDRSRLTGGNAVWAMLRP encoded by the coding sequence GTGTCCCCCCACACGACTTCTCCCCGGCCGTTGGACACCTGGAGTCCGGACCGCGCGCACTGGCTCGAACTCCCCGCCCACCGCTCCAGCGTCTCGGTGGCCCGCCGCTCGATGGACGCCCGGCTGACGGCGTGGCGGCTGCCCGGCGAGCTGTGCGCGGACGCGGTCCTGCTCGTGTCCGAACTCGCCACCAACGCCGTACGGCACGCGCTCGGCGCCCGGTTCCTGTGCGGGGTCGGGCTGGTCGGCGCCGGAGGCCTGCGCCTGGAGGTGCACGACCAGGACCGCTCGGGCCGGGCCCTGCCCCGCCGGGAGCCCGGCCCGGACGACGAGGGCGGCCGCGGCCTGCTCCTCGTGGAGCAACTCGCCCAGACCTGGGGCGTCGACCGCTCCAGACTGACCGGCGGCAACGCGGTATGGGCGATGCTGCGACCCTGA
- a CDS encoding antibiotic biosynthesis monooxygenase family protein, with the protein MSVVKINVLTVPAEQRETLEKRFAARADAVGDSDGFEWFELLRPVEGTDTYLVYTRWRDEESFQAWLKGSMKAAHGGGAQGERPKPAASGSTLWSFEVVQQTAPKGE; encoded by the coding sequence ATGAGCGTAGTCAAGATCAACGTACTGACCGTCCCGGCGGAGCAGCGGGAGACCCTCGAGAAGCGGTTCGCCGCGCGGGCCGACGCCGTCGGGGACTCCGACGGGTTCGAGTGGTTCGAGCTGCTCCGCCCGGTCGAGGGCACCGACACCTACCTCGTCTACACCCGCTGGCGGGACGAGGAGTCGTTCCAGGCGTGGCTCAAGGGCTCGATGAAGGCGGCGCACGGGGGCGGCGCGCAGGGCGAGCGCCCCAAGCCGGCTGCCTCGGGGTCCACGCTGTGGTCCTTCGAGGTGGTGCAGCAGACCGCACCCAAGGGCGAGTAG
- a CDS encoding IclR family transcriptional regulator, which translates to MTARDGPTLIASVQRAFRLLEAVSAHDNGAPAKQLAREAELPLATAYHLLRTLVHDGYLRKLQDGGFVLGDRVQTLRTTGRAQALLSRVRPTLAALRDELATPAYLTFYEDGEIRVAEIVDGPRTPRVDLWVGFEDAGHATALGKSVLRELDDDARRDYLSRHHLADLTPRTITSPRELLRRLDASPVAPAVTDLEEYALGTVCVAVPVYSGDTLGSLGVSLPVDRLSRLEQVRARLLPTAGRVTRSLSLTV; encoded by the coding sequence ATGACCGCGCGGGACGGGCCGACGCTGATCGCCTCCGTCCAGCGGGCGTTCCGCCTGCTGGAGGCGGTGAGCGCGCACGACAACGGCGCGCCGGCGAAACAGCTGGCGCGGGAGGCGGAGCTGCCCCTGGCCACCGCCTACCACCTGCTGCGGACCCTGGTCCACGACGGTTACCTGCGCAAACTCCAGGACGGCGGGTTCGTCCTGGGGGACCGGGTGCAGACGCTGCGCACGACGGGACGCGCGCAGGCGCTGCTCAGCAGGGTGCGCCCCACGCTGGCCGCGTTGCGCGACGAACTGGCGACCCCCGCCTACCTCACCTTCTACGAGGACGGCGAGATCCGGGTCGCGGAGATCGTCGACGGGCCGCGGACGCCCCGCGTGGACCTGTGGGTCGGATTCGAGGACGCGGGGCACGCCACCGCGCTCGGCAAGTCCGTGCTGCGCGAGCTGGACGACGACGCCCGCAGGGACTACCTCTCCCGGCACCACCTCGCCGACCTCACGCCGAGGACCATCACCAGCCCCCGCGAACTCCTGCGGCGGCTGGACGCCTCTCCCGTGGCTCCGGCGGTCACGGATCTGGAGGAGTACGCGCTCGGCACGGTCTGCGTGGCGGTGCCCGTCTACAGCGGCGACACCCTCGGCTCGCTCGGGGTCTCCCTGCCGGTGGACCGGCTGTCCCGGCTGGAGCAGGTCCGGGCCCGGCTCCTGCCGACCGCCGGTCGCGTGACCAGGAGTCTTTCGCTCACCGTCTGA